In Turicibacter sanguinis, a genomic segment contains:
- a CDS encoding ADP-ribosylglycohydrolase family protein, translated as MKNKIAGTLYGMAIGDAMGMPSELWSRKKVQQFFRGITDFLDGPSENEVAYQYKRGQFTDDTAQALIILDSLIANHFNVLPTDIATRLLAWAKKEQAFEKNILGPTSKAALLSFKEGKNIESITNQSGTNGSAMRIPPVGCLFLPDEKSELIQYVAHITKVTHSSDITIAGACMIAHAVSCAMIYKDFDEILQSVYSIEQEARALGADTINPSLVARTKLGIEFAKRYKDQDESFLEAIYQIIGCGVTISESVPAALAIAYYAKDVKHCSLLCANLGGDTDTIGAMACAICGAYQGYTALDSSWVELINEANDVNLMEYVDALAKQRGGVM; from the coding sequence ATGAAAAATAAAATTGCTGGAACTCTTTATGGAATGGCAATCGGTGATGCTATGGGAATGCCCTCTGAACTTTGGAGTCGAAAAAAAGTCCAACAGTTTTTTAGGGGCATTACAGATTTCTTAGATGGACCTTCGGAAAATGAAGTGGCTTATCAGTATAAAAGAGGACAATTTACAGATGATACTGCACAAGCTTTAATCATCCTAGACTCTTTAATAGCCAATCATTTCAACGTTTTGCCAACTGATATCGCAACTAGACTTCTTGCTTGGGCAAAAAAAGAACAAGCTTTTGAAAAAAACATTTTAGGGCCCACATCTAAAGCCGCCTTACTTAGTTTTAAAGAAGGAAAAAATATAGAATCGATTACGAATCAATCTGGGACAAACGGTTCTGCAATGAGGATTCCTCCTGTTGGCTGTTTATTCTTACCTGATGAAAAATCAGAGCTCATTCAATATGTAGCGCATATTACAAAGGTTACGCACAGTAGTGACATCACGATAGCTGGTGCCTGTATGATTGCTCACGCTGTAAGTTGTGCCATGATCTACAAAGACTTTGATGAAATTTTACAATCTGTTTATAGTATTGAACAAGAGGCACGTGCTCTTGGGGCTGATACTATTAATCCATCTCTTGTTGCAAGAACGAAGCTTGGCATTGAATTTGCTAAACGTTATAAAGACCAAGATGAATCGTTCTTAGAGGCTATCTATCAAATCATCGGATGTGGTGTAACAATTAGTGAATCAGTTCCTGCTGCTCTTGCAATTGCTTATTATGCGAAAGATGTAAAACATTGTAGTTTACTTTGTGCAAATCTCGGGGGAGACACTGATACAATCGGAGCGATGGCTTGTGCGATTTGTGGTGCTTACCAAGGATACACAGCACTTGATTCATCATGGGTTGAACTTATTAATGAGGCAAATGATGTCAATTTAATGGAATATGTAGATGCATTAGCAAAACAAAGGGGGGGCGTAATGTGA
- a CDS encoding PfkB family carbohydrate kinase, whose amino-acid sequence MKTLLLGNAIVDVILNIDVLPKTGDDIFCQKQSVTIGGCAYNVATILNHFDVEHDLAVPVGSGSYASMIKEELIKHGYPVHIEEQTVDNGYCLCLVEHHGERTFITVPGVEANYQRRWLDAFSGEQYDNIYISGYEMEGLSGAIISQWLSTQEIKNLYFAPGPRITFIEQETMERLFKLHPILHINQSEALSFTKEQDLNLAVRKLYALTHNELFITLGEHGVLHFDGENQMIIEAPKTTVVNTIGAGDSHLGAIIALRSLGYETKQCCEIANKVAAKVVSLQSSKFEEEYFNKGDFLCQH is encoded by the coding sequence GTGAAAACTTTACTGCTTGGGAATGCGATTGTAGATGTTATTTTAAATATCGACGTCTTACCTAAAACGGGTGACGATATTTTTTGCCAAAAACAGAGCGTCACAATTGGTGGATGCGCGTATAATGTTGCAACGATTTTAAATCACTTTGATGTAGAACACGATTTGGCTGTTCCCGTTGGTTCTGGGTCTTACGCCTCAATGATTAAGGAAGAATTAATCAAACATGGCTATCCCGTTCACATCGAGGAGCAAACTGTGGATAACGGATATTGCCTTTGTTTAGTTGAACATCACGGAGAACGGACCTTTATAACAGTTCCTGGTGTTGAAGCTAACTATCAAAGACGTTGGTTAGATGCTTTTAGTGGGGAACAGTATGATAATATCTACATTTCTGGATACGAGATGGAAGGCTTAAGTGGGGCTATTATCAGTCAATGGCTAAGTACGCAAGAAATAAAAAATCTATACTTCGCTCCAGGTCCACGTATTACATTTATCGAACAAGAAACAATGGAACGTTTATTTAAGCTACATCCTATTTTACATATTAATCAGTCTGAAGCTTTAAGCTTCACAAAAGAGCAAGATTTAAATCTTGCTGTGAGAAAACTATACGCTTTAACTCATAACGAATTATTTATCACACTCGGGGAACACGGTGTTCTACATTTTGATGGGGAAAATCAAATGATTATAGAAGCACCTAAAACCACAGTTGTTAACACAATCGGAGCGGGTGATAGCCATCTTGGAGCAATCATTGCACTAAGATCACTCGGTTATGAGACAAAACAATGCTGTGAGATTGCCAACAAAGTTGCAGCCAAAGTCGTGAGCTTACAAAGCAGTAAATTTGAAGAAGAATATTTCAATAAGGGGGATTTTTTATGTCAGCATTAG
- the pnuC gene encoding nicotinamide riboside transporter PnuC — MSALVMKTKNYFSDWSIFEISWLIISTLTMLILSIVWGDTPMALISGVTGIISVVLCAKGKISTYAFATINVGLYAIIAYQNRLFGEVMLNGFYYLPMNLVGFYMWRKQKNDEGTVIARRLTAKQIFLLVIGLVIAILAYWRVLIALGGNLQLIDSTTTILSIVAFLLQIGRFTEQWILWMIINVFSIMMWTLLLGTPDGSVTMIIMFSAYLINGIYGYRNWLKLSKNK; from the coding sequence ATGTCAGCATTAGTGATGAAAACAAAAAATTATTTTAGTGATTGGAGCATTTTTGAAATTTCATGGTTAATTATTTCAACGTTAACGATGCTTATTTTAAGTATTGTTTGGGGTGATACTCCAATGGCATTAATTAGTGGTGTAACAGGAATTATTTCAGTTGTTCTTTGTGCAAAGGGAAAAATTTCAACCTATGCTTTCGCTACAATAAATGTTGGCCTTTATGCGATTATTGCTTATCAAAATCGACTTTTTGGAGAAGTCATGTTAAATGGATTTTACTATCTTCCAATGAATCTTGTTGGATTTTATATGTGGCGTAAACAAAAAAATGATGAGGGGACCGTTATTGCTCGTCGCTTAACTGCTAAACAAATTTTTCTACTCGTTATCGGTCTAGTGATTGCTATTTTAGCTTATTGGAGAGTACTTATCGCTCTTGGTGGAAATCTACAACTAATTGACTCAACAACAACAATTCTATCGATTGTTGCTTTCTTATTACAAATTGGACGCTTCACAGAACAATGGATTTTATGGATGATTATCAATGTGTTCTCTATTATGATGTGGACACTACTTCTTGGAACTCCTGATGGCTCAGTAACGATGATTATCATGTTCTCAGCCTACTTAATTAATGGAATTTATGGATACCGAAATTGGCTGAAATTGAGTAAAAATAAATAA